Proteins co-encoded in one Montipora capricornis isolate CH-2021 chromosome 12, ASM3666992v2, whole genome shotgun sequence genomic window:
- the LOC138027246 gene encoding retinol dehydrogenase 13-like isoform X1 has product MAGSVFHKTFPLVCFCHCLDFSLGAEKAKDEAPDHEIATITLKFVGAAVVIIILTQLIKLYFSGGVCRSKARLNGKTAVVTGANTGIGKETALDFARRGAKVILACRDEAKANQAAKDIIAETASDKVLVRVVDLSSFESVRAFAKLINETEERLDILVNNAGLLGSYHSATEDGNEMIFQVNYLSHFLLTLLLIEKMKMSAPSRIVNVSSMGSETKKLSLSQLHVDDFKVSNQTLKFDGLHRYAESKLAQVVFTKELSRRLEGYGVTAYVLHPGVVATEIWRHYAFLQKPLLKQLLGFVSWLTFKDSRQGAQTTIYCSVSEEAASESGLYYSDCKVKENSNKFIIDDPGVAKKLWEISESLTGENWKH; this is encoded by the exons ATGGCGGGTTCCGTCTTCCATAAAACCTTTCCTTTGGTATGTTTTTGCCACTGTCTTGATTTCTCGCTAGGAGCTGAGAAAGCCAAAG ATGAGGCGCCAGACCATGAAATTGCTACTATAACCTTGAAGTTTGTCGGTGCTGCGGTGGTAATCATTATCCTAACACAGCTGATAAAGTTGTATTTTAGCGGTGGTGTCTGCAGGAGCAAGGCTCGATTAAATG GTAAAACTGCTGTTGTTACTGGTGCAAATACAGGCATAGGCAAAGAGACTGCTCTCGATTTTGCTAGGAGAGGTGCTAAGGTGATCTTGGCTTGTCGAGACGAGGCAAAGGCCAATCAAGCTGCCAAGGATATCATAGCAGAAACTGCAAGTGATAAAGTTCTTGTCAGAGTTGTTGATCTGTCTTCATTTGAGTCTGTAAGAGCCTTTGCAAAGCTCATAAATGAAACGGAGGAACGGCTGGATATCCTTGTCAACAATGCAGGGCTGTTAGGATCCTACCACAGTGCCACAGAGGATGGCAATGAAATGATATTCCAAGTGAATTACCTCAGCCATTTTCTGTTGACCTTGCTACTGATAGAGAAAATGAAGATGTCAGCACCGAGTCGCATTGTAAATGTCTCATCAATGGGCAGTGAAACGAAGAAGTTAAGTCTGAGCCAGCTGCATGTAGATGACTTCAAAGTTTCAAATCAGACACTAAAGTTTGATGGCTTGCACCGCTATGCTGAGTCCAAACTTGCTCAGGTTGTTTTCACAAAGGAATTAAGTCGGCGATTAGAAG GTTATGGAGTAACAGCTTATGTTCTTCATCCTGGTGTTGTAGCCACAGAAATTTGGCGTCACTACgcatttttacaaaaacctCTATTGAAGCAGCTGCTTGGATTCGTGTCATGGTTGACATTTAAGGATTCCAGGCAGGGAGCACAAACAACAATTTACTGTTCAGTTTCAGAGGAGGCAGCAAGTGAATCTGGGCTTTACTACAGTGATTGTAAAGTAAAggaaaattcaaacaaatttatCATTGATGATCCCGGTGTGGCAAAGAAGTTATGGGAAATCAGCGAGAGCCTAACTGGTGAAAACTGGAAACACTGA
- the LOC138027246 gene encoding retinol dehydrogenase 13-like isoform X2 codes for MAGSVFHKTFPLVCFCHCLDFSLGAEKAKGKTAVVTGANTGIGKETALDFARRGAKVILACRDEAKANQAAKDIIAETASDKVLVRVVDLSSFESVRAFAKLINETEERLDILVNNAGLLGSYHSATEDGNEMIFQVNYLSHFLLTLLLIEKMKMSAPSRIVNVSSMGSETKKLSLSQLHVDDFKVSNQTLKFDGLHRYAESKLAQVVFTKELSRRLEGYGVTAYVLHPGVVATEIWRHYAFLQKPLLKQLLGFVSWLTFKDSRQGAQTTIYCSVSEEAASESGLYYSDCKVKENSNKFIIDDPGVAKKLWEISESLTGENWKH; via the exons ATGGCGGGTTCCGTCTTCCATAAAACCTTTCCTTTGGTATGTTTTTGCCACTGTCTTGATTTCTCGCTAGGAGCTGAGAAAGCCAAAG GTAAAACTGCTGTTGTTACTGGTGCAAATACAGGCATAGGCAAAGAGACTGCTCTCGATTTTGCTAGGAGAGGTGCTAAGGTGATCTTGGCTTGTCGAGACGAGGCAAAGGCCAATCAAGCTGCCAAGGATATCATAGCAGAAACTGCAAGTGATAAAGTTCTTGTCAGAGTTGTTGATCTGTCTTCATTTGAGTCTGTAAGAGCCTTTGCAAAGCTCATAAATGAAACGGAGGAACGGCTGGATATCCTTGTCAACAATGCAGGGCTGTTAGGATCCTACCACAGTGCCACAGAGGATGGCAATGAAATGATATTCCAAGTGAATTACCTCAGCCATTTTCTGTTGACCTTGCTACTGATAGAGAAAATGAAGATGTCAGCACCGAGTCGCATTGTAAATGTCTCATCAATGGGCAGTGAAACGAAGAAGTTAAGTCTGAGCCAGCTGCATGTAGATGACTTCAAAGTTTCAAATCAGACACTAAAGTTTGATGGCTTGCACCGCTATGCTGAGTCCAAACTTGCTCAGGTTGTTTTCACAAAGGAATTAAGTCGGCGATTAGAAG GTTATGGAGTAACAGCTTATGTTCTTCATCCTGGTGTTGTAGCCACAGAAATTTGGCGTCACTACgcatttttacaaaaacctCTATTGAAGCAGCTGCTTGGATTCGTGTCATGGTTGACATTTAAGGATTCCAGGCAGGGAGCACAAACAACAATTTACTGTTCAGTTTCAGAGGAGGCAGCAAGTGAATCTGGGCTTTACTACAGTGATTGTAAAGTAAAggaaaattcaaacaaatttatCATTGATGATCCCGGTGTGGCAAAGAAGTTATGGGAAATCAGCGAGAGCCTAACTGGTGAAAACTGGAAACACTGA
- the LOC138026242 gene encoding retinol dehydrogenase 13-like → MAGSVFHKTFPLVCFCHCLDFSLGAEKAKDEAPDHEIATTTLKFVAAAVVIIILIQLMKLYFGGGVCRSKARLNGKTAVVTGANTGIGKETALDFARRGAKVILACRDEAKANQAAKDIIAETASDKVLVRVVDLSSFESVRAFAKLINETEERLDILVNNAGLIGSYHSATEDGNEMIFQVNYLSHFLLTLLLIEKMKMSAPSRIVNVSSMGSERKTLSLSQLHEDYFKVSNQTLKSDGLPRYQESKLAQVVFTKELSRRLEGCGVTAYALHPGAVVTEIWRHFPFLQKPLLKQLFGFLTWLTFKDSRQGAQTTIYCSVSEEAASESGLYYSDCKVKENSNKFIIDDPGVAKKLWEISESLTGENWKH, encoded by the exons ATGGCGGGTTCCGTCTTCCATAAAACCTTTCCTTTGGTATGTTTTTGCCACTGTCTTGATTTCTCGCTAGGAGCTGAGAAAGCCAAAG ATGAGGCGCCAGACCATGAAATTGCTACTACAACCTTGAAGTTTGTCGCTGCTGCGGTGGTAATCATTATCCTAATACAGCTGATGAAGTTGTATTTTGGCGGTGGTGTCTGCAGGAGCAAGGCTCGATTAAATG GTAAAACTGCTGTTGTTACTGGTGCAAATACAGGCATAGGCAAAGAGACTGCTCTCGATTTTGCTAGGAGAGGTGCTAAGGTGATCTTGGCTTGTCGAGACGAGGCAAAGGCCAATCAAGCTGCCAAGGATATCATAGCAGAAACTGCAAGTGATAAAGTTCTGGTCAGAGTTGTTGACCTGTCTTCATTTGAGTCTGTAAGAGCCTTTGCAAAGCTCATAAATGAAACGGAGGAACGGCTGGATATCCTTGTCAACAATGCAGGGCTGATAGGATCCTACCACAGTGCCACAGAGGATGGCAATGAAATGATATTCCAAGTGAATTACCTCAGCCATTTTCTGTTGACCTTGCTACTGATAGAGAAAATGAAGATGTCAGCACCGAGTCGCATTGTAAATGTCTCATCAATGGGCAGTGAAAGGAAGACGTTAAGTCTGAGCCAGCTGCATGAAGACTACTTCAAAGTTTCAAATCAGACACTAAAGTCAGATGGCTTACCTCGCTATCAGGAGTCCAAACTTGCTCAGGTTGTTTTCACAAAGGAATTAAGTCGGCGATTAGAAG GTTGTGGAGTAACAGCTTATGCTCTTCATCCTGGTGCCGTAGTCACAGAAATTTGGCGTCACTTCccatttttacaaaaacctCTATTGAAGCAGCTGTTTGGATTCCTGACATGGCTGACATTTAAGGATTCCAGGCAGGGAGCACAAACAACAATTTACTGTTCAGTTTCAGAGGAGGCAGCAAGTGAATCTGGGCTTTACTACAGTGATTGTAAAGTAAAggaaaattcaaacaaatttatCATTGATGATCCCGGTGTGGCAAAGAAGTTATGGGAAATCAGCGAGAGCCTAACTGGTGAAAACTGGAAACACTGA
- the LOC138026241 gene encoding retinol dehydrogenase 13-like produces the protein MVQVAAKGFVLDLLLALILVVFLSHVAGVPCEDHHPRCGHWAAKGECKKNPKWMLKHCKVSCGKCAQANVHDLYNQANVETYGSFFFLAAIPLLAIVGAFIKAYFEGPSCPSSAKLEGKTVIITGGTAGIGKETARILACRKARVIIGCRNVTKGLQAAADIIDNTGNRNIEVKKLDLASFKSVRDFAEEIGNEEERVDILINNAGCFGPHTSTVDGFENTIQVNYLSHFLLTNLLMEKLKASAPSRIINVSARLHAWVKSQIDVDKVFCQRKEDHQVFKAYSVSKLCQVFFTRELSERLKGSGVTVNALHPGVVRTEISRNLWITQMWILQPFLWVLKYFFFKTVNGGAQTTVYCAVAEELKDVSGEYFSNCAVYKCSEMAKDEKVSAELWKRSEQLTGLKNRFNQRSITCGDNLQL, from the exons ATGGTGCAAGTCGCAGCGAAGGGGTTCGTTCTTGATCTCCTTCTTGCGTTGATTTTGGTCGTTTTCTTGTCTCATGTAGCTG GTGTGCCTTGTGAGGATCATCATCCAAGGTGTGGTCATTGGGCTGCCAAAGGAGAATGCAAGAAAAATCCAAAATGGATGTTAAAGCACTGCAAAGTAAGCTGTGGAAAATGTGCTCAAG CCAATGTCCATGATCTGTATAATCAAGCCAATGTGGAAACTTATGGTAGCTTTTTCTTCCTTGCTGCTATTCCACTATTGGCTATTGTGGGAGCTTTTATCAAAGCTTATTTTGAAGGTCCATCTTGCCCAAGCTCTGCCAAGCTAGAAG GTAAAACTGTGATTATAACAGGAGGAACCGCAGGCATTGGCAAAGAAACCGCCAGGATCTTGGCATGTCGAAAGGCAAGGGTTATCATTGGGTGTCGAAATGTTACAAAGGGCCTACAAGCTGCAGCTGACATAATCGATAACACTGGAAACAGGAACATTGAAGTGAAAAAACTAGACTTGGCATCTTTCAAGTCAGTACGGGATTTTGCAGAAGAGATTGGAAACGAGGAAGAAAGAGTTGACATCTTGATTAATAATGCAGGCTGTTTTGGCCCACATACATCAACAGTTGATGGCTTTGAAAACACAATTCAAGTAAATTATCTTAGTCATTTCCTGTTAACAAACCTTCTCATGGAGAAATTAAAAGCCTCTGCACCCAGCAGGATAATAAATGTGTCCGCTCGACTGCATGCCTGGGTAAAGTCACAAATCGATGTTGACAAAGTGTTTTGTCAAAGGAAGGAAGATCACCAAGTTTTCAAGGCCTACAGTGTTAGCAAATTGTGTCAAGTTTTCTTCACTAGAGAGCTGAGTGAAAGACTGAAAG GTTCTGGGGTTACAGTCAATGCTCTCCACCCTGGGGTAGTAAGAACTGAAATCTCACGCAATCTCTGGATAACGCAAATGTGGATTTTACAGCCTTTTCTGTGGgttttgaaatatttctttttcaagacAGTTAATGGTGGTGCCCAGACCACTGTGTACTGTGCAGTAGCAGAAGAACTGAAGGACGTCTCTGGGGAGTACTTTAGCAACTGTGCAGTATACAAGTGCAGTGAAATGGCTAAAGATGAAAAGGTGTCTGCTGAGTTGTGGAAACGTAGTGAGCAGCTTACTGGACTGAAAAATCGGTTCAATCAAAGAAGTATTACTTGTGGTGACAACTTACAACTATGA